One region of Sulfuriroseicoccus oceanibius genomic DNA includes:
- the cls gene encoding cardiolipin synthase, which produces MSKKRKTVATAIVITFHIAGALSSVNAIMTTRTAQGAIAWAVALNTFPYGTVPAYWIFGRDEFKGYVVARRDDTFATQPAANQLMEALRSEELAARNVGPRGAILEKLAMLPFTRGNQVDLLIDGEATFDAIFDAIDNAEDYILVQFYILRDDELGTQLKNKLLTKAKQGVRVYVLFDEIGSYGLPESYLTDLRAGGVKISRFHSQKGDTNRFQLNFRNHRKIVIVDGHVAFVGGHNVGDEYLGKDPEMSPWRDTHVAVRGPAVQCIQIPFGEDWHWATGEALYDLNWTPVAAPDGQQEVLSLATGPADPLETCTLFFLDAINSATERLWIASPYFVPDEQFVSALQLASLRGVDVRILIPEEADSTLVWLSSFSYLDAMEKAGIRTFRYQPGFLHQKVLLVDDDFASVGTANFDNRSFRLNFEITIAVHDSTFAAQVATMLETDLEKSVEASAADFNEAPFYKRLASRFARLLAPVQ; this is translated from the coding sequence ATGTCCAAGAAGAGGAAAACCGTCGCGACTGCCATCGTGATCACATTTCACATCGCCGGCGCCCTCTCGTCGGTAAATGCGATCATGACCACCCGCACCGCACAGGGAGCCATCGCCTGGGCAGTGGCTCTCAACACATTCCCTTACGGAACAGTGCCGGCATATTGGATTTTCGGCCGCGATGAATTCAAAGGCTACGTGGTAGCCAGGCGCGACGACACCTTCGCCACCCAACCTGCCGCAAACCAACTCATGGAAGCGCTGCGCAGCGAAGAGCTCGCGGCACGCAATGTCGGCCCCCGAGGCGCCATTCTTGAAAAGCTTGCGATGCTCCCCTTCACCCGCGGCAACCAAGTCGACCTCCTGATAGACGGCGAGGCAACCTTCGACGCGATCTTTGATGCCATCGACAACGCGGAAGACTACATCCTGGTGCAGTTTTACATCCTGCGGGATGACGAACTCGGCACCCAACTAAAGAACAAGCTCCTCACCAAAGCCAAGCAAGGCGTACGCGTCTACGTTCTATTCGACGAGATCGGTAGCTACGGCCTCCCGGAGAGCTATCTCACCGACCTGCGCGCAGGCGGAGTGAAGATCTCGCGCTTCCACAGCCAAAAAGGCGACACCAACCGATTCCAGCTCAACTTTCGCAACCACCGTAAGATCGTCATCGTCGACGGTCATGTCGCCTTTGTCGGCGGCCACAATGTAGGCGACGAATACCTCGGCAAAGACCCCGAAATGTCCCCGTGGCGAGACACCCACGTAGCCGTTCGCGGCCCAGCCGTTCAATGCATCCAGATCCCATTCGGCGAAGACTGGCACTGGGCCACTGGCGAAGCTCTCTACGACCTGAACTGGACTCCGGTCGCAGCTCCCGATGGACAACAGGAAGTCCTCTCGCTCGCCACCGGCCCGGCAGACCCGCTGGAGACCTGCACACTCTTCTTTCTCGACGCCATCAACTCGGCCACCGAAAGACTGTGGATCGCCAGCCCCTACTTTGTTCCGGACGAACAATTCGTCTCAGCCCTCCAACTGGCATCGCTCCGTGGCGTGGACGTCCGCATCCTCATCCCCGAGGAAGCCGACAGCACGCTGGTATGGCTATCCTCCTTCTCCTACCTCGACGCGATGGAGAAAGCGGGCATCCGTACGTTCCGCTACCAACCCGGATTCCTTCATCAAAAGGTGCTGTTAGTCGACGACGACTTCGCCAGCGTCGGCACCGCCAACTTCGACAACCGATCGTTCCGGCTCAACTTTGAGATCACCATCGCGGTACACGACAGCACCTTCGCTGCACAAGTTGCCACCATGCTAGAGACCGACCTGGAGAAAAGCGTCGAGGCCTCTGCGGCGGACTTCAACGAGGCGCCCTTTTACAAACGTCTCGCCTCCCGCTTCGCACGCTTGCTAGCCCCCGTGCAGTAG
- the kdsB gene encoding 3-deoxy-manno-octulosonate cytidylyltransferase, with amino-acid sequence MTASPSAAPSQAPGTIAAVIPARWASSRFPGKPLHPIAGKPMIQRVWERCRQCQSIDRVIIATDDQRIADAATAFGADVTMTRADHASGTDRIAEVMEKNPDVDAVVNVQGDEPMIDPALVDELASLLRTDPSLQMATAANVIDTTTEAGMKRFLDPNVVKVVRNATGDALYFSRSPIPHNRDGAVIPAASPLHHKGIYAYTRKLLLDFITWPPSPLEQSEALEQLRALDHGITIRVITTDDESPGVDTPEQVATIEALIAADPSLS; translated from the coding sequence ATGACTGCTTCCCCGTCCGCCGCACCGTCACAAGCCCCGGGGACCATTGCCGCTGTGATTCCAGCGCGTTGGGCATCTTCCAGATTCCCTGGCAAACCGCTCCACCCCATTGCCGGCAAACCAATGATCCAACGCGTGTGGGAGCGTTGCCGACAGTGCCAGTCCATCGACCGCGTCATCATCGCCACCGATGACCAGCGCATCGCCGATGCCGCCACCGCTTTCGGTGCGGATGTCACCATGACCCGCGCCGACCACGCATCCGGTACAGATCGCATCGCCGAAGTGATGGAAAAGAACCCGGACGTCGACGCCGTCGTCAATGTCCAGGGAGACGAGCCGATGATCGATCCGGCACTGGTCGATGAACTCGCCTCATTGCTGCGCACCGATCCGTCGCTCCAGATGGCAACCGCGGCCAACGTCATCGACACCACCACCGAAGCCGGCATGAAGCGCTTTTTAGACCCAAATGTGGTCAAAGTGGTCAGAAATGCGACTGGCGACGCACTTTATTTTTCCCGCAGCCCGATCCCACACAACCGCGATGGCGCCGTCATTCCTGCCGCCAGTCCATTGCATCATAAGGGGATTTACGCCTACACCCGCAAGCTTTTGCTCGACTTCATCACGTGGCCACCATCGCCATTAGAGCAATCTGAGGCACTCGAACAATTGCGGGCGCTCGATCATGGCATTACCATCAGGGTAATCACGACCGACGATGAGTCTCCAGGAGTCGATACGCCAGAGCAAGTCGCCACTATTGAAGCCCTCATCGCAGCCGACCCATCCCTTTCTTGA